In one Neobacillus sp. CF12 genomic region, the following are encoded:
- a CDS encoding NADH-quinone oxidoreductase subunit M encodes MDLSFVLSILVFSPLLGMIVLAFMPKTEEKTIKIVGFLATLPSLITAVGLYLHYLWGKDLSDFDVAKEWITFGGLQGTEAGFWAVNYELGVSGLTMLLVVLTAVVATLAAIASIYIKKEWKGYFMLFLLLEIGMLGVFTAENLILFFLFFEITLIPTFFLIGKWGYFEKEKAAYSFLIYNGLGSAVLLIVIMILFSKTGTTNIDMLTKNLADPNLPMTSDLKLGLLIALLVAFGVKLPIFPLHSWMLRVHVQAPPSIVMIHSGILLKIGAYGLIRFGMGIFPEQFETLAVVLAILGVVNLLYGAFLAFIQTDFKMVLAYSSISHMGIVLIGLAAMNEAGVQGAIFQVVSHGLISALLFFLVGAFYERTDTSLLENLGGMAKGMPIASGFLLAGALASLGLPGMSGFVSEFMAFLGLFEEMPWIAAVGCIGIIMTAVYLLRAVLGITYGQAHREFTGVLDLKGVEFVPVVVLIALIVLIGVVPSVLGSPLQATLETIMLGLGG; translated from the coding sequence ATGGATCTTTCATTCGTTCTATCAATATTAGTATTCTCCCCGTTACTCGGAATGATCGTTTTAGCCTTCATGCCTAAAACAGAAGAAAAAACAATCAAAATCGTCGGCTTCTTAGCGACACTGCCATCATTAATCACAGCTGTCGGTCTTTATCTCCATTATCTATGGGGCAAGGATTTGAGCGACTTTGACGTGGCCAAGGAATGGATTACATTCGGCGGCCTGCAGGGTACAGAAGCTGGTTTCTGGGCAGTAAACTATGAACTTGGCGTCAGTGGTTTAACCATGCTACTAGTGGTTCTAACAGCTGTAGTTGCAACACTAGCAGCGATCGCCTCCATTTATATTAAAAAAGAATGGAAAGGCTATTTCATGCTGTTCCTGCTGTTAGAAATCGGTATGCTTGGCGTATTTACTGCTGAAAACTTAATTCTATTTTTCTTATTCTTTGAAATTACCTTAATCCCGACCTTCTTCTTAATCGGAAAATGGGGTTATTTTGAAAAAGAAAAAGCAGCTTACAGCTTCTTAATCTATAACGGATTAGGCTCAGCGGTCCTGTTAATCGTGATTATGATTCTGTTTTCTAAAACAGGAACGACCAATATTGACATGTTGACTAAAAACCTGGCTGATCCTAATCTTCCAATGACAAGTGATTTGAAACTAGGTTTATTGATTGCGCTCTTAGTCGCTTTTGGCGTGAAGTTGCCAATCTTCCCGTTACACAGCTGGATGCTTCGCGTCCATGTGCAAGCACCGCCATCAATTGTTATGATTCACTCTGGTATTCTATTGAAAATCGGTGCGTACGGGTTAATTCGTTTTGGAATGGGAATTTTTCCGGAGCAGTTTGAAACGTTAGCGGTAGTGCTAGCCATCCTAGGAGTCGTAAACCTTCTCTACGGAGCGTTCTTAGCATTCATTCAAACAGACTTTAAAATGGTTTTGGCTTACTCTTCGATTTCCCACATGGGAATCGTGTTAATTGGGTTAGCGGCGATGAATGAGGCTGGCGTGCAAGGCGCGATTTTCCAAGTGGTATCGCACGGTTTAATCTCAGCGCTATTGTTCTTCCTAGTGGGTGCTTTCTATGAGCGCACAGACACCTCACTGTTGGAGAACCTTGGCGGAATGGCAAAGGGAATGCCGATTGCTTCTGGCTTTTTGCTTGCAGGTGCATTGGCGTCACTTGGTCTGCCAGGAATGTCCGGATTCGTCAGTGAATTCATGGCGTTCTTAGGACTATTTGAAGAGATGCCGTGGATTGCCGCAGTCGGCTGTATTGGTATTATCATGACCGCCGTTTATTTATTACGTGCCGTCCTCGGTATAACGTACGGCCAAGCACACCGTGAATTTACTGGAGTCCTCGATTTGAAGGGCGTCGAATTTGTTCCGGTTGTAGTGCTTATTGCTTTAATCGTTTTAATCGGAGTAGTACCAAGCGTTCTAGGCTCACCGCTTCAAGCCACACTTGAAACGATTATGCTAGGGTTAGGAGGGTGA
- the nuoN gene encoding NADH-quinone oxidoreductase subunit NuoN, protein MSLEELTSFNWSIMTPEFIIVGVAALITVIDLFMPKKQDRRILGWIGIAAIFAAMVSLVGLLGAAPDSILEDTFRLDSFGKAFKLLLLAGAALVLFLAVSYKADEGMEEYRGEFYYLFLTGLLGGMIMTSSGDLITLFIGLELLSISSYILAGIRKTNLQSNESAMKYVINGSIATAITLFGMSYVYGLTGSTNLIAIARTLQALADAQHAYLLGLAFIMIFVGLGFKLAAAPFHMWAPDVYQGAPTPVTAFLSVVSKTAGFVIVARIMISIFGVAASEGPGSLPILYKMQDYIAVIAAATMIVGNVVALRQSNIKRMFAYSSIAHAGYILVAFTSLSSNFFYTVWFYLLAYLFMNLGAFAIIQLVEAKTGSTKIADFAGLYRRSPLLAVAMGILLVALAGFPGTAGFIGKLNIFIGAFMVQEPHYVLASVMIATTVVSYFYYFGIMTQMFFRPAADDSKFSKIPVGIVVVLIVTVAASVLFGVFPDIAIDFVNENFNHFSDFLQ, encoded by the coding sequence ATGAGTCTTGAAGAATTAACATCATTTAATTGGAGCATCATGACACCAGAGTTCATCATCGTTGGTGTAGCAGCGCTTATCACAGTAATAGATTTATTTATGCCGAAAAAACAAGATCGCCGAATCCTCGGATGGATCGGAATTGCAGCGATTTTCGCCGCGATGGTTTCCCTAGTGGGACTACTGGGTGCAGCGCCTGATTCCATTTTAGAGGATACCTTCCGTCTTGATTCTTTTGGAAAAGCATTCAAACTCCTTCTGCTTGCAGGTGCAGCGCTAGTCCTATTTTTAGCTGTCTCCTATAAGGCTGACGAGGGAATGGAAGAATACCGCGGTGAATTTTATTATTTATTCCTAACCGGTTTACTCGGCGGAATGATTATGACTTCGAGCGGTGACTTAATCACATTATTTATCGGTCTAGAGTTGTTATCGATTTCTTCTTATATTTTAGCGGGTATTCGCAAAACCAACTTGCAGTCAAATGAATCTGCGATGAAATATGTCATCAACGGTTCGATTGCCACTGCGATTACATTGTTCGGTATGAGCTATGTGTACGGCTTAACGGGGTCAACGAACCTGATAGCGATCGCGCGTACGCTGCAAGCCTTAGCTGATGCACAGCATGCTTATTTGCTCGGGCTGGCATTCATCATGATTTTTGTAGGATTGGGCTTCAAATTGGCGGCTGCTCCGTTCCATATGTGGGCACCAGACGTTTATCAAGGAGCACCAACACCGGTTACGGCTTTCTTGAGTGTAGTATCGAAAACAGCCGGCTTTGTGATTGTTGCCCGAATTATGATTTCAATCTTTGGTGTGGCGGCTTCAGAAGGTCCAGGTTCGCTTCCAATCTTGTATAAAATGCAAGATTACATCGCTGTTATTGCCGCAGCTACGATGATTGTCGGAAACGTTGTAGCATTGAGACAAAGCAATATTAAGAGGATGTTTGCATACTCCAGTATCGCACACGCCGGTTACATCCTGGTGGCGTTCACATCACTGAGTTCAAACTTCTTCTATACAGTTTGGTTTTATTTATTAGCATACTTGTTCATGAACCTTGGAGCGTTTGCAATTATTCAATTGGTGGAGGCAAAAACAGGTTCAACGAAGATTGCTGATTTTGCAGGCTTGTATCGCCGTTCACCTTTGTTAGCCGTCGCGATGGGAATCTTGTTAGTCGCATTAGCCGGCTTCCCAGGAACAGCAGGCTTCATCGGGAAGTTGAACATCTTTATCGGTGCCTTCATGGTACAGGAACCGCATTATGTACTGGCTTCCGTCATGATCGCGACAACAGTGGTATCGTATTTCTACTACTTCGGAATCATGACACAAATGTTCTTCCGCCCAGCAGCGGACGACAGCAAGTTTTCAAAAATTCCA